The Buchnera aphidicola (Takecallis arundicolens) genome has a window encoding:
- the aroQ gene encoding type II 3-dehydroquinate dehydratase: protein MTDFNILILNGPNLNLLGTRESNIYGKNNLDQIIKQLNQIAKKKNTNITHIQSNAEHILIEQIQKSKKYDYIIINPGALTHTSIALRDAFLSVQTPFIEVHISNIYAREKFRSHSWLSDISNGVISGLGIEGYYCALKTAVKRLHKKISK, encoded by the coding sequence ATGACTGATTTTAACATATTAATTTTAAACGGACCTAATTTAAATTTATTAGGGACACGCGAATCAAATATATATGGAAAAAATAATTTAGATCAAATAATAAAACAACTTAATCAAATCGCAAAAAAAAAAAATACAAACATTACACATATTCAATCTAATGCAGAACATATTTTAATTGAACAAATTCAAAAATCAAAAAAATATGATTATATCATTATTAATCCGGGAGCCTTAACACATACTAGTATAGCTTTAAGAGATGCATTTTTATCTGTTCAAACACCATTCATAGAAGTACATATTTCTAACATCTATGCTAGAGAAAAGTTTAGATCACATTCTTGGTTATCTGATATTTCAAATGGTGTTATTTCAGGATTAGGAATAGAAGGATATTACTGTGCTTTAAAAACAGCTGTAAAAAGATTACATAAAAAAATATCAAAATAA